The genomic interval GTCGTCCCGGCCACGATCGGGGCGACGATCCTGACCCTGGTCTTCACCGTCATCGCGATCATCACCACGGTCACCCAGTCCAAGACCAACGGCGATCCGCTGCCGGCCAACTTCCCGAGCAGGGCCGGCGGCTGGGAGACCGTCTACTTCTATGCCTCCTACGCCCCTCTGGTCCTGTGGGGCCCCATGGTCGGCATCCTGACGTACGCGTACTGGCGCCGTCGCAGGTCGGCGACGGCCGGGCCGCTGATGCCGTCGACAGCCGGCAGCGCCTGCTAAGGGCTGTCCCGACGGTCCCGACGTCCCGGTGCCCCGGTGTCGACGGACAAGAGCGCCATCACGTGATCCCTTGCCCATCAAGCCAGTCGCGAGCGGGGCCCCGCCGGTAGAGTCCGGGTGAGGACGACATCACCTGGGGGGCTGATGACGACAGCGGACGCGTCACCCATGGCCGCGGATGCGCTGCCCATGGTCTTCGTGCACGGGACACGTTTCAGCGCGGGCCAGTGGAGTAGCCAGCTCGCCGCGCTCCGGGAGGAATTTCCGGTGGCCGCCGTCGACCTGCCGGGCCACGGGGCGCGCTCGGACGAGCCCTGGAGCCTGAGCGCCGCGACCGGGATCATCGCCTCCGCGGTGGACTCGCTCGGCCGCGGCCCGGCCCTGGTCGTGGGGCATTCACTCGGCGGATACGCAGCGCTGGAGTTCGCGCGAAGCCACCCGGAACGGCTGTGCGGACTGGTCCTCACCGGCGCCAGCGCCTCCACCCGCGGCCCGTGGGCCACGCCGTACCGGTGGGTCGCCGGACTGGTGCCGCGTATACCGGCGGACCGCCTGACCCGGTGGAACGACTGGTTGCTGCTGCGGCACTATCCGCCGGAGGTGGTGGAGGCGACCATCCGCTCCGGCTACGCCTTCCACACCATGCCCGCCGCCTGGGGCGAGGTACTGGGCCGCTTCGACGCGGGCGCGATGCGGCACGTGGCGGCACCGGCGCTGATCCTCAACGGCGAGAAGGACAGCGTCTTCCGGTCCGGCGAGGCGGACTTCGCCCGCGCGCACCGGCACGCCCGTGTCGAACTGATCCCGCGGGCAGGACACCTCGCGAACTTCGACGCGCCGGACGCCTTCACCGATGCCGTACGCCGCTTCGCGCGGCAGCTCACCGCGACCGGCTGAGCGCCTCGCCCCCACCACGCCGGTACGGCAGGACGGGGGCCGTACGCGGAACGGGGTGCCCAGACCACGCCCGTACGCAGAACGGGGTGCTCAGACCACGCCCGTACGCAGAACGGGGTGCTCAGACCACGCCCGTACGCAGAACGCGGTCGAGTGCCGTCCGGCCCGCGGGCCCCCAGGTCGGCTTGCCGCCGGGAAGCCCCCGGTCCCCGTTCCGGCCCATGAACATGAGGACCAGGCTCTTGATGGCGGCCAACCCGCGGGCGCGCCGGATCATCGCCTCGTCCGCACGCCCGTACGCGTCGAAGAACCGTGGGGCGGCGCCCGCGGGGAGGACGACCCATGCGGCCGCGAGGTCCCACGCCGGGTCACCGGCGAACAGGTCACCGAAGTCGATCACGCCCGAGAGCGTCCCGTCCGACACGACGACGTTCGCGGGGTGGAGGTCGCCGTGCACCCATACCGGCGGCCCCTCCCACTCCGGGGCCGCGACGGCATCGTCCCAGACGGCCCGGACCTCGTCGGCGATGCCGTCGGGGACGACGGCGTGGAAGAAGTGGTCGAACCCCTCCGTGTGCGCACGGGGAGGACCGCCGCGGTCCGAACCGGCCGGCGCGTCGGCGGGCGCCTCCACGTGGAGCGCCCGGAGGAAGTCCGCCAGAGCGCCGGCCGCATGGTCGCCGCGGCTGATCGAGGTGCGGTCCAGGGGCTCACCGGGGACCCACGTCATGATCGTCCAGGGCTTCGGGAAGCGTACGGACGGTTCGCCGGCCCGCACGGGGTTCGGGACGGGGAGGGGCAGGCGAGGAGCCAGGACCGGCAGCCACCGGCGCTCCTTGAGCTGGAGCTCCGGGGCGCGTTCCGTACGCGGCATACGGACGGCCAACTCGTCCCCGAGGCGCCACTGCTGGTTGTCCCATCCGCCCTCGACCTCGCGGACGGCCAGCCGCGCGAGGTCCGGATGCTGCTCCTGGAGCAGGCCGCGGACCAGGTCCGCCGTGATCTCGATCTCGGAGTCGGTCATGCGGAGCCACGGTAGTGCGGCGGACCCGCCGGACGGGCCCGGGGTCCGGCCCCGGGGCAGGGCCCGAGGACAGGCCCCGGGGCCAGGGCCCAGGGACAGGGCTCGGGGTCCGGCCCCGGGGGCAGGGCTCGGGGACAGGCCCCGGGGGCAGGGCTCGGGGACAGGACTCGGGGACAGGGCCCGGGGACAGGGCCCGGGGACAGGGCCCGGGGACAGGCCCCGGGGGTGTCAGTCGAGACAGAACTCGTTGCCCTCGATGTCCTGCATGACGAGGCAGGACTCGTTCTCCTCGTCGGCGAGGAGCAGGCGCTGGCGCACCGCACCGAGCGGGACCAGCCGCGCGCATTCGGCCTCCAGCGCGGCGAGGCGCTCCTCCCCCACGAGCCCGGTGCCGACCCGCACGCACAGATGCACCCGGTTCTTGACGACCTTGCCTTCGGGAACGCGCTGGAAGTACATCCGAGGGCCCACACCCGTGGGGTCCTGGCAGACGAATCCCGCGTCCCGCTTCTCGGGCGGCAGCGAGAGGTCGTAATCGCCCCACGTGGCGAACCCCTCCGGCGGCGGCGGAACGACGTACCCCAGCACCTCGCACCAGAAATACGCGACGCGCGAGGGCGACGCGCAGTCGAAGGTGATCTGTACCTGCCTGATCGGAGCCATCGGGCCACCCTAGCGGCGCGTCTTTCGCCGAGCCTCCGAATTTCGCCGCCGCGGAATGCACGGTACGAAGCACCGCCGGCGGATCGCCGAGCCACTGACGCCCTTCCCGACGTGTTCCGCCCAAGTGGACGGCGCGGGGCCCGCGTTCGGAACGGAAGAATAATGAGGAAGCGGGACGCGGAGCACGCTGAAAGGATGGCGCACTCCAGGGCCGACCCCAGCACCAGGAGACGCACCCATCGTGACCCGCACCAGCGCCGTTTCACTGATCCGTTCCCGCTCCCTCTCCGACGTGGCCGAGTACGCCTATGCGGCCACCGCGCCCGCCGAGGCCCGGCTGATCTTCCTCGCCGGTTCATGTCCGCTTGACGAGCACGGCGAGACCGTGGCCGTCGGGGACTACGCGGGCCAGGCGGCGAAGTCCGTGGAGAACCTGCGGACGGCGCTCGCCGACGCGGGCGCTTCGATCGAGGACGTCATCAGCACGCGGGTCCTCGTGGCGTCAGCCCGGCAGGAGGACCTCGTGGCCGCCTGGGAGGTGGTCCGGGACTCCTTCGGCGACCACGACGTGCCCAGCACATTGATGGGCGTCACCGTGCTGGGCTACGCGGACCAGCTCGTCGAGATCGAAGCCGTGGCCGCCGTCCTCGACGCCCCGACGCCCGACGACCCGGCCGGCCCCCCGTCGGCGTAATGGCGGGGCGAACCGCCGCGCCCCCGCACGCCGAGGCGGGGGCGGGCGGAGGCGCTGCGACGGGCGTGGCCACGCAGCTCGTACGGACGCGCCGGCCGCGCCCTTCGCTCCGGCGCGGGCCACCATGGGAGGAGGCCGCCTACGCGGAGCCGGTACACACCCGTCACTCGAACGGCACACCCCCACAGCAGCCTCATCTCATATCTGAGATAACCTGCCGTCATGTCAGACGACTACCTCGTACGCATCGGCAAGCTCATCCGTGACGCCCGTCAGCACCGGGGCTGGACACAGACGCAGCTGGCCGAGGCGCTCGCCACCAGCCAGAGCGCCGTCAACCGCATCGAGCGCGGCAACCAGAACATCAGCCTTGAGATGATCGCCCGCATCGGTGAAGCCCTCGACAGCGAGATCGTGTCGCTCGGTTACGCCGGCCC from Streptomyces sp. CA-278952 carries:
- a CDS encoding alpha/beta fold hydrolase translates to MTTADASPMAADALPMVFVHGTRFSAGQWSSQLAALREEFPVAAVDLPGHGARSDEPWSLSAATGIIASAVDSLGRGPALVVGHSLGGYAALEFARSHPERLCGLVLTGASASTRGPWATPYRWVAGLVPRIPADRLTRWNDWLLLRHYPPEVVEATIRSGYAFHTMPAAWGEVLGRFDAGAMRHVAAPALILNGEKDSVFRSGEADFARAHRHARVELIPRAGHLANFDAPDAFTDAVRRFARQLTATG
- a CDS encoding aminoglycoside phosphotransferase family protein encodes the protein MTDSEIEITADLVRGLLQEQHPDLARLAVREVEGGWDNQQWRLGDELAVRMPRTERAPELQLKERRWLPVLAPRLPLPVPNPVRAGEPSVRFPKPWTIMTWVPGEPLDRTSISRGDHAAGALADFLRALHVEAPADAPAGSDRGGPPRAHTEGFDHFFHAVVPDGIADEVRAVWDDAVAAPEWEGPPVWVHGDLHPANVVVSDGTLSGVIDFGDLFAGDPAWDLAAAWVVLPAGAAPRFFDAYGRADEAMIRRARGLAAIKSLVLMFMGRNGDRGLPGGKPTWGPAGRTALDRVLRTGVV
- a CDS encoding VOC family protein, producing MAPIRQVQITFDCASPSRVAYFWCEVLGYVVPPPPEGFATWGDYDLSLPPEKRDAGFVCQDPTGVGPRMYFQRVPEGKVVKNRVHLCVRVGTGLVGEERLAALEAECARLVPLGAVRQRLLLADEENESCLVMQDIEGNEFCLD
- a CDS encoding RidA family protein, with the protein product MTRTSAVSLIRSRSLSDVAEYAYAATAPAEARLIFLAGSCPLDEHGETVAVGDYAGQAAKSVENLRTALADAGASIEDVISTRVLVASARQEDLVAAWEVVRDSFGDHDVPSTLMGVTVLGYADQLVEIEAVAAVLDAPTPDDPAGPPSA